In one Candidatus Nealsonbacteria bacterium genomic region, the following are encoded:
- a CDS encoding alpha/beta hydrolase: MEEKIVLINSLKTNFKVAGQGPAILILHGWGGSSFSWLKVQKLLSAKSYKVICPDFPGFGKSKTPKEPWSITDYVRWTVDFMKSQKLDRFFLLGHSFGGRVAIKFAVEFPEKVKALILCDTAGIKREPNLKTKIVFLLSKVGNMIFAPKFLVRFKDKARNLFYIFLRHKDYVKANGIMKETMKKVLDEDLLSYLSNIKIKTLIVWGRKDKIVPLEDAYFFKEKINNSQLEILPEIGHSPHLEVPEKLVNIISNFLSPV; the protein is encoded by the coding sequence AACTAATTTTAAAGTGGCAGGTCAAGGTCCTGCTATTTTAATTCTGCACGGTTGGGGAGGTTCTTCTTTCTCGTGGTTAAAAGTTCAAAAACTTTTGTCAGCTAAAAGCTACAAAGTAATTTGTCCCGACTTTCCGGGATTTGGAAAAAGCAAAACCCCAAAAGAACCCTGGAGTATTACAGACTATGTAAGATGGACTGTTGATTTCATGAAATCTCAAAAATTAGACAGATTTTTTCTTTTAGGTCATTCTTTTGGAGGTAGGGTGGCAATAAAATTTGCAGTAGAATTTCCTGAAAAAGTAAAAGCCCTAATTTTGTGTGATACAGCCGGTATTAAACGAGAACCAAATCTGAAGACAAAGATAGTTTTTTTATTATCTAAAGTTGGTAATATGATATTTGCGCCTAAGTTTTTGGTAAGATTTAAAGACAAAGCTAGAAACCTTTTTTATATTTTTTTACGTCACAAAGATTATGTTAAAGCCAATGGAATTATGAAAGAAACAATGAAAAAAGTTTTGGATGAAGATTTATTATCTTATTTAAGTAATATCAAAATAAAAACATTGATTGTTTGGGGTAGAAAAGACAAAATAGTCCCATTAGAGGATGCTTACTTTTTTAAGGAAAAAATAAATAACTCCCAATTAGAAATTTTGCCAGAAATTGGTCATAGTCCTCATTTGGAAGTTCCAGAAAAATTAGTAAATATTATTTCAAATTTTTTAAGCCCGGTATAA